One Pleuronectes platessa chromosome 9, fPlePla1.1, whole genome shotgun sequence genomic region harbors:
- the LOC128448737 gene encoding integumentary mucin C.1 — MAQQQPLPLQPWPPTTTTTTPTKTTTTPTLTTTTPTTTTTTPATTTTIPTTTTTTLTATTTTPATTTTTPTTTTTSPTTTTTDQTTTTTTPTTTTPTTTTTTTTTTTTTPTTTTTAPTTGTTAPTAAATTTTTTASDACCVRMGMLHLLIGLFIFILF; from the exons ATGGCC caacaacaaccactacccctacAACCATGGCC tccaactacaacaacaactaccccaactaaaacaaccacgaccccaactttaacaaccactaccccaactacaacaaccactacccctgcaacaacaaccactattccaactacaacaaccactaccctaactgcaacaaccactacccctgcaacaacaaccactactccaactacaacaacaacttccccaacaacaacaaccactgaccaaacaacaacaaccactacaccaactaccactactccaactacaacaaccaccacgacaactacaacaaccactaccccaactacaacaaccactgccccaactacAGGAACAACTGCCCCAACTGCTGCTGCCACAACCACAACTACTACTGCCAGTGATGCCTGTTGTGTCAGAATGGGAATGCTGCATCTGCTGATTGGACTCTTCATTTTCATACTATTTTAG